A region of Sphingomonas crusticola DNA encodes the following proteins:
- a CDS encoding UxaA family hydrolase, producing the protein MMQAVFQVDPRDDVAAALRDIAPGETLFGVQALEAIPRGHKVALKGIEAGQPVLKFGFPIGHATRGILAGEHVHTHNVATSLEGSGVYTYRPLFDPAAPRAPVTFQGYRRADGRVGTRNEIWILPTVGCVGRTATRIAALANAQIEGRIDGVHAFAHPFGCSQLGDDLNGTRSILASLAAHPNAGGVLIVGLGCESNQLDRLLAEIDPAVRSKIRTLTAQLAGDEVEEGLALVEAMIAEVALAERTTVPLSELVLGVKCGGSDGFSGLTANPLVGRMSDAVTSAGGTAILTEIPEIFGAEQMLMARAVDEGVFAGIVDLVNGFKTYFTDHGEPVSENPSPGNIAGGITTLEEKSLGAVQKAGRAIVTDVRRYGERVGTAGLTLLEAPGNDAVSSTALAAAGATAILFTTGRGTPLGFPVPTIKIASNSDLAARKPGWIDFNAGQVLDEGMDEAAAALLDKIIAVASGDETAAERNGEREIAIWKRGVTL; encoded by the coding sequence ATGATGCAGGCCGTATTCCAGGTCGATCCGCGCGACGACGTCGCCGCCGCCTTGCGCGATATCGCGCCGGGCGAGACCCTGTTCGGCGTGCAAGCCCTCGAGGCGATCCCACGCGGGCACAAGGTGGCGCTCAAGGGGATCGAGGCGGGCCAGCCGGTGCTCAAGTTCGGCTTTCCGATCGGTCATGCCACGCGCGGGATCCTGGCCGGTGAGCATGTCCACACGCACAATGTCGCCACCTCGCTCGAGGGAAGCGGCGTCTATACCTATCGGCCCCTATTCGATCCGGCGGCGCCGAGAGCGCCGGTGACATTTCAAGGGTATCGCCGCGCGGATGGACGGGTCGGCACGCGCAACGAGATCTGGATTTTACCGACGGTAGGCTGCGTCGGGCGCACCGCCACGCGCATTGCAGCCCTGGCGAATGCGCAAATCGAAGGCCGGATTGATGGCGTCCATGCCTTCGCCCACCCGTTCGGCTGCTCGCAACTCGGCGACGATCTCAACGGCACGCGATCGATCCTTGCTTCGCTCGCGGCCCATCCCAATGCGGGCGGGGTGCTGATCGTCGGGCTGGGTTGCGAATCCAATCAGCTCGACCGGCTGCTGGCCGAGATCGATCCGGCGGTGCGCAGCAAGATCCGGACGCTCACCGCGCAGCTGGCCGGTGACGAGGTCGAGGAAGGGCTGGCGCTGGTCGAGGCGATGATCGCCGAGGTCGCGCTGGCGGAGCGCACCACGGTCCCGCTGTCGGAATTGGTGCTGGGGGTGAAATGCGGCGGATCGGACGGTTTCTCCGGTCTCACCGCCAATCCGCTCGTCGGCCGGATGAGCGACGCCGTCACCAGCGCGGGCGGCACCGCGATCCTGACCGAGATACCGGAAATCTTCGGCGCCGAGCAGATGCTGATGGCGCGAGCTGTCGACGAAGGCGTGTTCGCAGGGATCGTCGATCTCGTGAACGGCTTCAAAACCTATTTCACCGATCACGGCGAGCCGGTTTCCGAGAATCCGTCGCCCGGCAATATTGCCGGGGGCATCACCACCCTTGAGGAGAAGTCGCTCGGTGCGGTGCAGAAAGCGGGGAGGGCGATCGTCACCGACGTGCGTCGTTATGGCGAGCGCGTCGGCACGGCCGGCCTCACCCTGCTGGAGGCGCCCGGCAATGACGCCGTCTCCTCGACCGCGCTTGCCGCCGCCGGCGCGACGGCGATCCTTTTTACCACGGGACGGGGCACGCCGCTCGGCTTCCCGGTACCGACGATAAAGATTGCGTCGAATAGTGACCTTGCCGCGCGCAAGCCGGGCTGGATCGACTTCAATGCCGGCCAGGTACTGGATGAAGGGATGGACGAGGCTGCTGCGGCCTTGCTCGACAAGATCATCGCGGTCGCCTCGGGAGACGAAACGGCCGCCGAGCGCAATGGCGAGCGCGAAATCGCGATCTGGAAGCGCGGCGTAACGCTGTAG
- the lldD gene encoding FMN-dependent L-lactate dehydrogenase LldD — translation MRKAASALDYRELARRRLPRFLFEYIDGGSYGEVTLRRNVTDLEAIALRQRVLCDVSTIELSTSLFGQEIPLPIALGPIGLGGMMARRGEIQAARAAGAAGIPFCLSTVSACSIDEVAKATDKPFWFQLYMIRDRRFMADLIAQAKAAGCTALFFTVDMPLPGSRYRDLRSGLAGAPGFRGNLRRTLQALARPGWAYDVGLRGRPHQLGNVAPVLGKNSGLEDFLGWMRNNFDPRCTWADLDFIRSLWDGPLIIKGILDSEDARAAVSVGADGIVVSNHGGRQLDGVPSTASALPAIADAVGGRLTVLADGGVRSGLDVVRLMALGAQGVMLGRAWIYALAGGGEAGVAHILRLFEAEMRIAMALTGCTSVGDINPDMLVK, via the coding sequence ATGAGAAAGGCCGCATCCGCGCTCGATTATCGCGAGCTGGCGCGGCGACGCCTGCCGCGTTTCCTGTTCGAATATATCGACGGCGGTTCGTACGGTGAAGTGACGCTGCGCCGCAACGTGACGGACCTGGAAGCGATCGCCTTGCGCCAGCGCGTACTGTGTGACGTATCCACCATCGAACTCTCAACCAGCCTGTTCGGGCAGGAAATTCCGCTGCCGATCGCGCTCGGGCCGATCGGATTGGGGGGGATGATGGCACGTCGGGGCGAGATCCAGGCGGCGCGTGCCGCGGGGGCTGCAGGCATTCCCTTCTGCCTGTCGACTGTCTCCGCCTGCTCGATCGACGAAGTCGCCAAGGCGACCGACAAGCCCTTCTGGTTTCAGCTCTACATGATCCGCGACCGCCGATTCATGGCCGACCTCATCGCGCAGGCCAAAGCCGCGGGCTGTACCGCCTTGTTCTTCACGGTGGACATGCCGTTGCCGGGCTCACGCTATCGCGATCTGCGCTCCGGGCTCGCCGGTGCTCCCGGCTTCCGCGGCAATTTGCGACGGACGCTCCAGGCGCTGGCTCGGCCGGGCTGGGCCTATGATGTCGGATTGCGCGGACGTCCGCACCAGCTTGGCAACGTCGCGCCGGTGCTCGGCAAGAATTCGGGGCTTGAGGACTTTCTGGGTTGGATGCGGAACAATTTCGATCCGCGCTGCACCTGGGCGGACCTGGATTTCATCCGTTCGTTGTGGGACGGGCCGCTCATCATCAAGGGCATATTGGACAGCGAGGATGCCCGCGCCGCGGTCAGTGTCGGCGCGGACGGTATCGTCGTGTCCAATCATGGCGGGCGTCAGCTGGACGGCGTGCCGTCGACCGCCAGCGCCTTGCCCGCGATTGCCGATGCCGTCGGCGGCAGGCTGACGGTGCTGGCCGACGGCGGCGTGCGATCCGGTCTCGATGTGGTGCGGCTGATGGCGCTGGGCGCGCAAGGCGTAATGCTGGGCCGCGCCTGGATTTATGCGCTTGCGGGTGGTGGCGAAGCCGGCGTCGCGCATATATTGCGTCTGTTCGAAGCAGAGATGCGCATTGCGATGGCGCTCACCGGCTGCACCTCAGTTGGCGACATCAACCCTGACATGCTGGTGAAATGA
- a CDS encoding SDR family NAD(P)-dependent oxidoreductase, whose product MGLLAGKTVLVTGASAGIGRAAAIGAARAGADVAINYLDDDDAAESCIAAIEAEGRRGIAIRGDVAEPETATHFVAAAAAALGKVDVLVNNAGICPFHAFLDMPIDTFERTMRVNLHGAYYMVQAAANRMVEQGHGGAIVAVSSISALVGGEYQTHYTPTKAGVHSLMQSAAIALGRHSIRCNSVLPGTILTDINKDDLADPAKRMHMEQRVPLGRLGQPEDLAGPIIFLASDMARYVTGAALLVDGGAFVNLQ is encoded by the coding sequence ATGGGTTTGCTTGCAGGAAAGACGGTGCTGGTGACGGGCGCGTCCGCCGGGATCGGGCGCGCGGCGGCGATCGGCGCCGCGAGGGCGGGCGCCGACGTCGCCATCAATTATCTCGACGACGACGATGCCGCCGAAAGCTGCATCGCGGCGATCGAGGCGGAAGGCCGACGTGGCATCGCTATAAGGGGCGACGTTGCCGAGCCGGAGACTGCGACCCACTTCGTCGCCGCCGCCGCCGCCGCCCTCGGCAAGGTGGACGTTCTGGTCAATAATGCCGGCATCTGTCCGTTCCACGCCTTCCTCGACATGCCGATCGATACGTTCGAGCGGACGATGCGCGTCAATCTTCACGGGGCTTATTATATGGTCCAGGCCGCCGCGAACCGCATGGTGGAGCAGGGCCATGGCGGCGCCATTGTGGCGGTGTCGTCCATTTCGGCGCTCGTCGGGGGCGAATATCAGACGCATTACACACCGACCAAGGCGGGCGTGCATTCCCTGATGCAGTCGGCGGCGATTGCCCTCGGGCGCCACAGCATACGCTGTAATTCGGTGCTGCCGGGCACGATCCTGACCGACATCAACAAGGACGACCTCGCCGATCCGGCCAAGCGCATGCACATGGAACAGCGCGTGCCGCTCGGACGGCTCGGCCAGCCCGAGGATCTTGCCGGACCCATCATCTTCCTCGCGTCCGACATGGCGCGCTACGTCACCGGCGCGGCCTTGCTCGTCGACGGCGGCGCATTCGTGAACCTGCAATGA
- a CDS encoding IclR family transcriptional regulator, which yields MRNGSSNQDFAQIDSPLPAAKAQGGSQTLLRGLDVVEAVADGPVPLAELAARLGLTRSTTHRLATALIERRYVSFLPRMGYQLGPKLLELGFLAQQQTDVVQVARPHLEALATSTEDTVHLGVLDAERALYLDKVPGRRRVEISSRVGDRQPLTSTGLGKALLLDDTVDHWRKLFEQDQAAGSPKADYDLWLKRMHGYVDVGRAFDLEENEDLIRCVAAPVRDAAGNIVAAISVSSAAQYMADDRMQALSAEVRQTAGAIGADLGWSAETAQKSRRGRGRR from the coding sequence ATGAGAAACGGCTCGTCAAACCAAGATTTCGCGCAGATCGACTCCCCCCTTCCGGCAGCGAAGGCGCAGGGCGGGAGCCAGACGCTGCTGCGTGGGCTGGATGTCGTCGAGGCCGTCGCCGACGGTCCCGTCCCGCTGGCCGAACTGGCCGCCAGGCTCGGGCTGACGCGATCGACGACGCACAGGCTGGCGACCGCGCTGATCGAGCGCCGCTATGTCAGCTTCCTGCCGCGCATGGGCTATCAGCTCGGTCCGAAATTGCTCGAACTGGGGTTCCTGGCCCAACAGCAGACCGATGTGGTCCAGGTCGCGCGACCGCATCTGGAGGCGCTGGCGACGTCGACCGAGGATACGGTTCACCTGGGCGTACTTGACGCCGAGCGCGCGCTTTATCTCGACAAGGTGCCTGGGCGGCGCCGCGTCGAGATTAGCAGCCGCGTCGGCGATCGGCAGCCGCTCACCTCCACCGGCCTCGGCAAGGCGTTGCTGCTCGACGATACGGTCGATCATTGGCGCAAATTGTTCGAACAGGATCAGGCGGCAGGATCACCCAAGGCCGATTACGATCTCTGGCTCAAGCGCATGCATGGCTATGTCGACGTTGGCCGCGCGTTCGATCTCGAGGAGAATGAGGATCTGATCCGTTGCGTCGCGGCGCCAGTGCGCGATGCCGCCGGCAATATCGTGGCAGCGATCAGCGTTTCGAGCGCCGCCCAATATATGGCGGACGATCGGATGCAGGCGCTTTCCGCGGAGGTACGGCAGACGGCGGGCGCGATCGGCGCCGACCTCGGCTGGTCGGCCGAGACCGCGCAGAAGTCGCGCCGTGGGCGAGGGCGACGTTAG
- the rhmD gene encoding L-rhamnonate dehydratase, whose translation MPFPRIKQVRASVVRGGGADYHDQADGHWIDDHIATPMAKYPEYRQSRRSFGINVLGTLVVEIEAEDGTIGFAVTTGGEPACYLVEKHFARFLEGRDPSEVERIWDQMYFASQYYGRKGLVVNALSGVDLALWDLLGRLRQEPVYHMLGGAVRDELQFYATGARPDLAKEMGFIGGKLPLHHGPAEGEEGLAKNIAALAEMRARVGDDFWLMLDCWMALDVNYATRLAILAHEHGLKWIEEAISPDDYWGYAELKRNVPKGMLVTTGEHEATRWGFRMLLEMDCCDIIQPDVGWCGGVTELIKISALADAHGKLVVPHGSSVYSYHFVITRHNSPFAEFLMMHPQASEVVPMFAPQLLGEPVPINGRMRASALDKPGFGVELNRDIALHRPYTH comes from the coding sequence ATGCCTTTTCCCCGCATCAAGCAGGTTCGAGCCAGTGTCGTACGCGGCGGCGGCGCCGACTATCACGATCAGGCTGACGGCCATTGGATCGACGATCACATCGCGACGCCGATGGCGAAATATCCGGAATATCGTCAGTCGCGCCGCAGCTTCGGCATCAACGTGCTCGGTACATTGGTGGTCGAGATCGAGGCCGAGGATGGCACGATCGGCTTCGCGGTAACCACCGGCGGCGAGCCGGCCTGCTACCTGGTCGAGAAGCATTTCGCCCGTTTCCTCGAGGGGCGCGACCCGTCGGAGGTGGAGCGGATCTGGGACCAGATGTACTTCGCCTCGCAATATTATGGTCGCAAGGGCCTGGTCGTGAACGCCCTGTCCGGCGTCGACCTCGCGCTTTGGGATCTGCTCGGGCGGCTGCGGCAGGAGCCGGTCTATCACATGCTCGGCGGTGCCGTGCGCGACGAGCTGCAATTCTACGCGACCGGCGCTCGGCCCGACCTCGCCAAGGAGATGGGCTTCATCGGCGGCAAGCTGCCGCTTCATCATGGTCCAGCCGAGGGCGAGGAGGGCCTGGCCAAGAATATTGCCGCCCTCGCCGAAATGCGCGCGCGTGTCGGCGACGATTTCTGGCTGATGCTGGATTGTTGGATGGCGCTCGACGTCAATTATGCGACCCGGCTCGCCATCCTCGCCCACGAACACGGCCTCAAGTGGATCGAGGAGGCGATCAGCCCCGATGATTATTGGGGCTATGCCGAGCTCAAGCGCAACGTCCCCAAGGGCATGCTCGTCACGACCGGCGAGCATGAGGCGACGCGCTGGGGCTTCCGCATGCTGCTGGAGATGGATTGCTGCGATATCATCCAGCCCGACGTCGGCTGGTGCGGCGGGGTGACCGAACTGATCAAGATTTCGGCGCTGGCGGACGCGCACGGCAAGCTGGTCGTGCCGCACGGATCGTCCGTTTATTCCTACCATTTCGTGATCACGCGCCACAACAGCCCGTTCGCCGAATTCCTGATGATGCACCCGCAAGCATCGGAGGTAGTGCCGATGTTCGCGCCGCAATTGCTTGGCGAGCCGGTTCCGATCAATGGCCGCATGCGCGCCTCGGCGCTCGATAAACCCGGTTTCGGGGTGGAGCTGAACCGCGATATCGCGCTGCACCGCCCGTATACCCACTAA
- a CDS encoding fumarylacetoacetate hydrolase family protein — MKLLRYGPQGQEKPGLLDAEGRIRDLSGYVPDITAATLAPDRLTALGAIDPASLPLVAESPRYGVPVNGVGKFVAIGLNYADHAAESNLPIPSEPIVFNKWINCLQGANDPVTIPRDSEKTDWEVELGVVIGTRASYVEEADALAHVAGYCVVNDVSERHWQLERGPTWDKGKGFPTFGPVGPWLVTADEVGDPQNLAMWLSVNGKRVQDGSTRTMIFSVAQIVAYCSQIMTLEPGDIITTGTPPGVGMGHKPEPWFLKTGDVVELGIDRLGQQRQEFVAWAPAA; from the coding sequence ATGAAGCTGCTGCGTTACGGGCCACAAGGCCAGGAAAAGCCGGGATTGCTGGATGCGGAGGGACGCATTCGCGACCTGTCGGGCTACGTTCCCGATATCACGGCGGCGACGCTTGCTCCCGACCGTCTCACCGCATTGGGCGCGATAGACCCGGCATCGCTTCCATTGGTGGCGGAAAGCCCGCGCTACGGCGTGCCAGTAAACGGCGTCGGCAAGTTCGTCGCGATCGGCCTCAACTATGCCGACCACGCGGCAGAATCGAATCTGCCGATCCCGAGCGAGCCGATCGTCTTCAATAAGTGGATCAATTGCCTGCAAGGTGCGAACGACCCTGTGACGATCCCGCGCGACTCCGAGAAGACGGACTGGGAAGTCGAGTTGGGCGTCGTGATCGGCACCCGCGCAAGCTATGTCGAGGAGGCCGACGCGCTTGCGCATGTCGCGGGCTATTGCGTCGTCAACGACGTTTCCGAGCGCCATTGGCAGCTGGAGCGCGGTCCCACCTGGGACAAGGGCAAGGGCTTTCCCACCTTCGGCCCGGTCGGCCCCTGGCTGGTGACGGCCGATGAGGTCGGCGATCCGCAAAATCTGGCGATGTGGCTCTCGGTCAACGGCAAGCGCGTGCAGGATGGCAGCACGCGCACGATGATCTTCTCGGTCGCCCAGATCGTCGCTTATTGCTCGCAGATCATGACGCTGGAGCCGGGTGATATAATCACCACCGGCACGCCGCCCGGCGTCGGCATGGGCCATAAGCCCGAGCCATGGTTCCTCAAGACGGGTGACGTGGTGGAGCTCGGCATCGACCGGCTCGGCCAGCAGCGGCAGGAATTCGTCGCGTGGGCGCCGGCCGCATGA
- a CDS encoding SDR family NAD(P)-dependent oxidoreductase, producing the protein MSWSDRFAGRSAIVTGGASGLGKAVASRLVAEGGKVVLWDVDAPALDAASDEVGTAHVRVVDVSDQAAVASATADAVQVLGGRVDILVNSAGITGATASVDQYPIDSWLRVMDINLNGLFYCCRAIVPHMLEQGYGRIVNVSSVAGKEGNPNASAYSASKAGVIGFTKSLGKELATRGIIANAITPATFESPILEQLPQSQVDYMLSKIPMGRLGEIPETAAMVCFMASEECSFTTAATFDTSGGRTTF; encoded by the coding sequence ATGAGCTGGAGCGATCGCTTCGCAGGGCGCTCCGCGATCGTCACCGGCGGCGCGTCGGGGCTTGGCAAGGCGGTGGCGTCGCGCCTGGTGGCCGAGGGTGGCAAGGTCGTGTTGTGGGACGTCGACGCGCCGGCGCTGGATGCTGCGAGCGATGAGGTCGGCACGGCACATGTTCGGGTGGTGGACGTATCCGATCAGGCGGCGGTGGCCAGCGCCACTGCGGATGCGGTGCAGGTGCTTGGCGGACGTGTCGACATTCTCGTCAATTCTGCCGGCATTACCGGCGCCACCGCATCGGTCGATCAATATCCGATCGATAGCTGGCTGCGCGTGATGGACATCAATCTCAACGGCCTGTTTTATTGTTGCCGCGCAATCGTGCCGCACATGCTGGAACAGGGCTACGGCCGCATCGTCAACGTCTCCTCGGTGGCGGGCAAAGAGGGCAATCCCAATGCGTCCGCTTATTCCGCGTCGAAAGCGGGCGTGATCGGCTTCACCAAATCGCTCGGCAAGGAATTGGCAACCAGGGGCATCATCGCCAACGCGATCACGCCGGCCACGTTCGAAAGCCCGATCCTCGAGCAGCTCCCGCAAAGCCAGGTCGATTACATGCTGTCGAAGATCCCGATGGGACGGTTGGGCGAGATACCGGAAACCGCGGCGATGGTGTGCTTCATGGCATCGGAGGAGTGCAGCTTCACCACGGCTGCGACCTTCGACACATCGGGGGGGCGGACCACTTTCTAA
- a CDS encoding amidohydrolase family protein: protein MHDLPFVDAHVHLWDLAHLHYAWLTPPFSDDGPNGSVEPIAATYLLDDYRAESANWNVAGMVHVEAGADPAQSLDETDWVEQARTGRGMPNGLVAFAALDDRDVERQLAAQAQRSGVCGIRHIVNWHPEKRRSYTPRDVTGDEAWQCGFALLGKYGLSFDLQAYPAQFAALARLIARHPEIPVIVNHAGMGVDDPAEWRAGMTLLAALPHVSVKVSGLGFAFKPWEDAKVRARVLETIDIFGTERAMFASDFPTDRLFASFDRTLGALAEAIADFTDAERRALWGRNANRIYRLGLDV, encoded by the coding sequence ATGCACGATCTGCCGTTCGTCGATGCGCACGTCCACCTGTGGGATCTCGCGCACCTGCATTATGCGTGGCTGACGCCGCCATTCAGCGACGACGGGCCGAACGGGTCGGTCGAGCCGATCGCGGCAACCTACCTGCTCGACGATTATCGCGCCGAAAGCGCGAATTGGAACGTCGCCGGCATGGTCCATGTCGAAGCCGGCGCGGATCCGGCGCAATCGCTCGACGAAACCGACTGGGTAGAGCAAGCCCGCACCGGGCGGGGCATGCCGAACGGCCTGGTTGCCTTTGCTGCGCTGGACGATCGCGACGTCGAACGGCAGCTCGCAGCCCAGGCGCAGCGCTCCGGCGTCTGCGGCATTCGCCATATCGTCAACTGGCACCCCGAGAAGCGACGTAGCTACACGCCGCGCGATGTGACGGGAGATGAGGCCTGGCAATGCGGCTTCGCACTGCTCGGCAAATATGGCTTGTCGTTCGACCTACAGGCCTATCCCGCGCAATTCGCTGCCTTGGCACGGCTGATCGCCCGCCATCCCGAGATCCCGGTGATCGTGAACCACGCGGGCATGGGCGTCGACGATCCGGCCGAGTGGCGCGCGGGCATGACCCTGCTCGCGGCGCTGCCGCACGTCTCGGTCAAAGTCTCCGGGCTCGGCTTCGCCTTCAAGCCGTGGGAGGATGCCAAGGTGCGGGCGCGCGTCCTCGAGACGATCGATATCTTTGGAACCGAGCGCGCCATGTTTGCGAGCGACTTTCCGACCGACCGCCTGTTCGCCAGCTTCGACCGCACGCTTGGTGCGCTTGCGGAGGCGATCGCCGATTTCACCGACGCCGAGCGACGCGCTTTGTGGGGCCGCAACGCCAACCGCATCTACCGGCTTGGCCTGGACGTCTGA
- the rhaT gene encoding L-rhamnose/proton symporter RhaT has protein sequence MNPLLGVFFHWLGGLSSASFYVPYRGVKRWSWEIYWLTGGIFSWLLAPWFFASIQTQDLTGVLAQTPRATLLWPIFFGMLWGFGGLTYGLTMRYLGLSLGMAVVLGLCTVFGTLIPPLFQGDFAAKLLDTASGNIVLLGLAVTMAGIIVVALAGARKDAALSPEQKAAAVAEFDFRKGIAVAIFSGIMSSCFAFGLAAGEPIKALSAAAGTGPLWTGLPILCLVMLGGLITNAIWCIYLITKNRSGGQWAGGGDAAGAPLLANFLLCALGGTLWYFQFFFYTMGESQMGRFGFSSWTLHMASIIIFGTIWGFAFREWKDAAPRLKAMVWSGVGLLVLATIIIGYGNSLAI, from the coding sequence ATGAACCCGTTGCTCGGCGTCTTCTTCCACTGGCTTGGTGGTCTCTCCTCCGCCAGCTTCTACGTGCCCTACCGGGGCGTGAAGCGCTGGTCGTGGGAGATTTACTGGCTGACCGGCGGCATCTTTTCCTGGCTGCTGGCGCCGTGGTTCTTCGCCAGCATCCAGACGCAGGATCTGACCGGCGTGCTGGCGCAGACGCCGCGCGCGACCCTATTGTGGCCAATCTTCTTCGGAATGCTGTGGGGGTTTGGCGGGCTCACCTACGGCCTCACGATGCGCTATCTCGGCCTCTCGCTCGGCATGGCGGTGGTACTCGGCCTGTGCACCGTGTTCGGGACGCTCATCCCGCCGCTATTCCAGGGCGATTTCGCCGCCAAACTGCTCGATACGGCGAGCGGCAATATCGTTCTCCTCGGCCTTGCCGTAACGATGGCCGGCATCATCGTCGTGGCGCTGGCCGGCGCGCGTAAGGACGCAGCGCTCTCGCCCGAACAGAAAGCGGCAGCGGTCGCCGAGTTCGATTTCCGCAAGGGCATCGCGGTCGCGATCTTCTCCGGGATCATGTCCTCCTGCTTCGCCTTCGGGCTGGCGGCGGGCGAGCCGATCAAGGCCTTGTCGGCAGCGGCGGGCACCGGGCCTTTATGGACGGGCCTCCCAATCCTGTGCCTGGTCATGCTCGGCGGCCTGATCACCAACGCGATCTGGTGCATCTACCTGATCACCAAGAATCGCAGCGGCGGCCAATGGGCGGGCGGCGGCGATGCCGCGGGCGCGCCCTTGCTGGCCAATTTCCTGCTGTGCGCGCTGGGCGGCACGCTGTGGTATTTCCAATTCTTCTTCTACACGATGGGCGAGAGCCAGATGGGACGCTTCGGCTTCTCGTCGTGGACGCTGCACATGGCCTCGATCATCATCTTCGGCACGATCTGGGGCTTCGCCTTTCGTGAATGGAAGGATGCCGCGCCCCGGCTGAAGGCGATGGTGTGGAGCGGCGTAGGCCTGCTCGTGCTCGCCACCATCATCATCGGCTACGGTAATAGCCTCGCCATATGA
- a CDS encoding glycoside hydrolase 43 family protein, with amino-acid sequence MAAGTYTNPILYADYSDPDVIRVGRDYYLVASSFHFSPGLPVLHSRDLVHWSIIGHVLPRLPFAPQYDMPGPHTLTDRISKPIGGTRYAGGVWAPSLRFHKGLFYAYWPTPDEGIFMATARNPAGPWSNPVTVIAGAGYEDPCPFWDDDGRAWLIHGKVGAGPLILHRMTDDGTRVLDDGVVVAKDPERLPVLEGPKLYKRNGYYYIFAPIGGVGTGPQAVGRARIITGPYEWRDVLKPGSTAVQGPHQGGYVETPDGKGWFIHFNSTGAFGRIDYLEPVRWVADWPAMGDAEPGATWGQPVATHAMPAPAVAARLQDSDEFSGPKLGLQWSFNHNPDDKGWSLSERPGFLRLRAGRSEHLVTARNTLTQVLQGPRSTIVARFDVSRMADGQRAGLAMFGVGPSWIGVVREAGKTRVTLASKGEETAAVELSRPTIDLRASVGPDQKARYAYSLDGGRTFAPFGGAIPLAPFSWWKGARPALFTFNKQAAQGHVDIDWVHVAAERIN; translated from the coding sequence ATGGCCGCTGGCACCTATACCAACCCGATCCTGTACGCCGATTATTCCGACCCCGACGTGATCCGCGTCGGGCGCGATTATTATCTGGTCGCGTCCAGCTTCCATTTCTCACCCGGTCTGCCGGTGCTGCATTCGCGCGATCTGGTCCATTGGTCGATCATCGGCCATGTCCTGCCGCGCCTGCCGTTCGCGCCGCAATATGACATGCCGGGCCCGCACACGCTCACCGACAGGATTTCCAAGCCGATCGGCGGCACGCGCTATGCGGGCGGCGTGTGGGCGCCATCGCTGCGTTTCCACAAAGGCCTGTTCTACGCTTACTGGCCGACGCCCGACGAAGGCATCTTCATGGCGACCGCGCGCAATCCGGCCGGGCCGTGGAGCAATCCGGTCACGGTGATTGCCGGTGCCGGTTACGAGGACCCCTGCCCCTTCTGGGACGATGATGGCAGGGCCTGGCTGATCCACGGCAAGGTCGGTGCCGGTCCGCTGATCCTCCATCGCATGACCGATGACGGCACGCGCGTGCTCGACGACGGGGTCGTGGTCGCCAAGGACCCTGAGCGGCTGCCGGTGCTGGAGGGGCCCAAGCTCTATAAGCGCAACGGCTATTATTACATTTTCGCGCCGATCGGGGGGGTCGGCACCGGCCCGCAGGCGGTGGGCCGCGCCCGCATCATCACCGGCCCCTATGAATGGCGCGACGTACTCAAGCCGGGATCGACCGCCGTCCAGGGCCCGCACCAGGGCGGCTACGTCGAGACCCCCGACGGCAAAGGCTGGTTCATCCACTTCAACTCGACCGGCGCGTTCGGCCGGATCGATTATCTGGAGCCCGTGCGCTGGGTCGCCGATTGGCCGGCGATGGGCGACGCGGAGCCTGGCGCCACCTGGGGCCAGCCGGTCGCGACGCACGCCATGCCCGCCCCCGCCGTAGCCGCCCGGCTGCAGGATTCGGACGAATTCTCCGGCCCTAAGCTCGGCCTGCAATGGTCGTTCAACCACAATCCCGACGACAAGGGCTGGAGCCTGAGCGAGCGGCCCGGCTTCCTGCGCCTGCGTGCGGGCCGGTCCGAGCATCTCGTCACCGCGCGCAACACGCTGACGCAAGTCCTGCAAGGCCCGCGCAGCACGATCGTCGCCCGCTTCGACGTCAGCCGCATGGCCGACGGTCAGCGCGCCGGCCTCGCCATGTTCGGTGTCGGTCCGAGCTGGATCGGCGTCGTGCGCGAGGCGGGCAAGACCCGCGTGACGCTTGCCTCCAAGGGCGAGGAGACCGCGGCGGTCGAACTGAGCCGGCCGACGATCGACCTGCGAGCCTCGGTCGGTCCCGATCAGAAAGCCCGCTACGCCTATAGCCTCGATGGCGGCCGTACCTTCGCACCATTCGGTGGCGCCATCCCGCTCGCCCCTTTCTCCTGGTGGAAAGGGGCACGTCCCGCATTGTTCACCTTCAACAAGCAAGCCGCACAGGGCCACGTCGATATCGATTGGGTCCATGTCGCGGCCGAGAGGATCAATTGA